The Plectropomus leopardus isolate mb unplaced genomic scaffold, YSFRI_Pleo_2.0 unplaced_scaffold15270, whole genome shotgun sequence genome segment ACATCTTCTCGTGGGGGACGCTGGCTCAGCTGCTGGCCATCGCGCTCATGGCGCTGCTCCCCGGAGCGCTCATCAAGCGCTACGGCCGAGCTCACCTCAAGGTGGACGGCATGGACCTCAACGGGCCGAGCCAGGCTGGCGGCCCGCCGGACGGAGAGCAGGACCGGAAGAGACGGTGATTCCGGGAGGAAAGAGGACCGAAAAAACCAGAAACGGAACGAAGCCCTCTCCCTCTCCGCGGGGAGCTCGTGACCTTTTGTGCTCCTCAGCCTCGTGATTTCTGTAAGGTCACACCGATGCTCGTCATGCTGCAAGTATGATCCGCTCTGGAAGTCTGGAAACGTCTCGAGGTCGCGTTACAGCCAAAACACGGCGCGGGAAATCTGCAGAGAAGATGCGAGAAAGTGCGCAGAGAAACTCACACCTCCAggtctctctgtttctgcacGCGCACAACGCAGGCGATCAAAACCAGCATGCACGAGGGACGcggtaacgcctgcacactgAGTCCACGCCGGACGAGtttgtttaaccccttgaaacctggatcgtcatCAGTTGCCTTGCACTGCGctgagatgcctttcacaagctttttaaccCTTGAGACCTGAGCGAAtcgctttattttttatttttatttttttggataaacatgAAGAAGAAGGCAAAAGACATGTTTCGAGAGATTGatttagaaaatagtttttcaaAGCTAGAGGAAACGtctcagaaaaacagaaaaacgtTTGGGAATCTTCCTGATCTCCATCAGTTTTTTCTCGATGCAAAATGTGAGTTTGGAggttttgagtgttttgaatGTAGACAAAATTcgccaaaatattttttttcagcacagtCCAGAGGcagtcttaaaaaaagaaagaatatttgttgttgataatgttgctttaagttTTAAAGGCTTTCTGTGGATCTCAGGATTTTTGTCCTCTTTGACCAAAGACAGTTATAGAAACACTACTCCAGCAAATcttgaataaataaactgaatacattttatcCTAAATGATGTGTATAATGCAGTATTTTAAAGGGGAGTGagttaaatgcaataaaatctGTAATGTCTGATTAAAGTTCTGCATCTTTCTGTTTGATCTTCAGCAGCTTGTTTGCATTAAAGTCATAATTATTCAGATGGAGGGCGggaaacatttggaaagtccAGAAGAGATTCAGTGTTggctttttggacttttcttttgACATTCTACACTATAAACTTCCTCTAAATGCTGCACCACAG includes the following:
- the LOC121964331 gene encoding transmembrane protein 41A-B-like — its product is MTPNWFLNITCPVLNIPMPIFFFSVFIGLIPYNFICVRTGSILSEISSLDDIFSWGTLAQLLAIALMALLPGALIKRYGRAHLKVDGMDLNGPSQAGGPPDGEQDRKRR